Proteins encoded together in one Lysinibacillus sp. FSL K6-0232 window:
- a CDS encoding TetR/AcrR family transcriptional regulator yields MTQEKIDPRVLRTRKSIMDAFIELSTKKELKDITVKDITTEAMVNRATFYAHFEDIYDLLEKVLSEVFLINLDHRILAENTFNEETVISIFTAITNFQRSLSSRCHRGYEDTIARIIRDQLEVIFDKLLAAKHAEKDDDIVKRTTTMLSWGIYGASVEWRKNSMHISPEVFIKKAIPFIFGGVELSYVGGDGDV; encoded by the coding sequence ATGACGCAAGAAAAAATCGATCCTCGTGTGTTGCGTACAAGAAAATCTATTATGGATGCATTTATTGAGCTTTCCACTAAAAAGGAATTGAAAGATATAACGGTTAAAGATATTACAACAGAGGCTATGGTGAACCGTGCAACCTTTTATGCACATTTTGAAGATATTTATGATTTATTAGAAAAAGTGCTATCAGAAGTGTTTTTAATCAATTTAGATCACCGTATTTTGGCTGAAAATACATTCAATGAAGAAACAGTCATCAGTATTTTTACAGCGATCACAAACTTTCAGCGCTCCCTATCATCACGCTGTCATCGTGGCTATGAAGATACGATTGCCCGTATCATTAGAGATCAGCTGGAGGTTATTTTTGATAAGCTGTTAGCTGCAAAGCATGCAGAAAAAGATGATGACATCGTTAAAAGAACGACAACTATGCTAAGCTGGGGGATATACGGCGCATCAGTAGAATGGCGAAAAAATAGTATGCATATATCGCCTGAAGTGTTTATTAAAAAGGCGATCCCGTTTATTTTTGGTGGGGTTGAGCTTTCATATGTGGGAGGTGATGGGGATGTTTGA
- a CDS encoding VOC family protein, translating into MKLNHLNLTVNDVDATRQFLETYFDMICVGSRGKSFAAMLDDQQFVLTLMKGKDVQYPATFHIGFPQDSRAKVDAINKRLKNDGYKVNTPIESHGYTFYVQAPGSFTIEVLAE; encoded by the coding sequence ATGAAATTAAATCACTTAAATTTAACAGTCAATGATGTGGATGCCACACGTCAATTTTTAGAAACCTATTTTGATATGATATGCGTTGGCAGCCGTGGCAAAAGCTTTGCCGCTATGTTGGATGACCAACAATTTGTTTTAACATTAATGAAAGGAAAAGATGTGCAATACCCAGCTACCTTTCATATTGGTTTCCCACAGGACAGTAGGGCAAAGGTGGATGCTATCAATAAGCGCTTAAAAAATGATGGCTATAAGGTGAATACCCCTATTGAATCCCATGGCTATACATTTTATGTCCAAGCACCGGGGAGCTTTACCATTGAAGTGT
- a CDS encoding ATP-grasp domain-containing protein, with translation MKPTKESVLLLNRFPYWIYASAGYPFDNVDVIILQEKGVPLDFPKDRYKVALECDLSNEEELNDTIKHLHATYAFTRVINNTERYMYTAARIRELCNISQGLNVEETRRFRDKMYMKNILRAKNIKVPEAKLLKSRLEAIEFFQQYGKSIIKPIDGTGTKNTYEIASVHDIESIQEPIFNDNFEIEAFIFGDMYHCDAIIENGNIRMCSVSKYLNSTLNFHTDGYLGSVMIDQGELQERLQQFNKEVIHALAYENGVTHLEAFVQPDGQIVFCEIAARPGGGGIIPSIDNVYGVDIAECSIRLQLGEPLQLPPKKDILSGFLIIHQKEGVVAEISAEAEFDDDWITYKNIHAKEGERLTAANSSISSIADFTIIGDTQEALTNRMVAIRNRFRLSVDAVGSKHL, from the coding sequence ATGAAGCCTACAAAAGAAAGTGTTTTATTACTAAACAGATTTCCTTATTGGATTTATGCATCTGCTGGCTATCCTTTCGACAATGTGGATGTCATTATTCTTCAGGAAAAAGGGGTTCCACTAGATTTTCCTAAGGATCGTTATAAGGTAGCACTGGAATGTGATCTGTCAAATGAGGAAGAGCTAAATGATACGATTAAACATTTGCATGCTACATATGCATTTACAAGAGTTATCAATAATACCGAGCGCTATATGTACACTGCTGCAAGAATAAGAGAGCTTTGCAACATTTCTCAGGGTTTAAACGTGGAGGAAACGCGAAGATTTAGAGATAAAATGTATATGAAAAATATTTTACGAGCAAAAAATATAAAGGTTCCTGAGGCTAAGCTATTGAAAAGTCGATTAGAGGCTATCGAATTTTTTCAGCAATATGGAAAATCGATTATTAAGCCGATAGATGGCACTGGTACAAAGAACACCTATGAGATTGCAAGCGTTCACGATATAGAGAGCATACAAGAGCCGATTTTTAATGATAACTTCGAAATAGAGGCATTTATTTTTGGGGATATGTATCATTGCGATGCCATTATTGAAAATGGCAATATTCGAATGTGTTCTGTCAGTAAATATTTGAATTCTACTTTGAACTTTCATACGGATGGCTACTTAGGGTCTGTCATGATTGATCAGGGAGAGCTACAAGAGCGCTTACAGCAATTTAATAAAGAGGTTATTCATGCTTTGGCATATGAAAACGGGGTTACTCATTTAGAGGCTTTTGTTCAGCCAGATGGACAAATTGTTTTTTGCGAAATTGCAGCACGTCCAGGCGGCGGTGGAATTATTCCCTCCATCGACAATGTATATGGAGTAGATATAGCGGAATGCTCTATTCGATTACAGTTAGGTGAGCCTTTACAGCTACCTCCCAAAAAGGATATTTTATCAGGCTTCCTTATTATCCATCAAAAGGAGGGGGTTGTGGCGGAGATTAGTGCTGAAGCTGAATTTGATGATGATTGGATTACCTATAAAAATATCCATGCTAAAGAGGGAGAACGGTTAACTGCTGCTAATAGTTCAATTTCCTCCATCGCTGACTTTACGATTATTGGCGATACACAGGAAGCATTAACGAATAGAATGGTAGCTATACGCAATAGATTTAGATTGTCGGTAGATGCAGTAGGGAGTAAGCACTTATGA
- a CDS encoding MFS transporter — MISLIKNSNLRNIVMANLFSSVGRGMTLIGIAWYAVSKNDMASPLGIIMLISTFLMLVLGPNVGIIIDRFPRKNILVLENIIGSFVFLVFAIMDILSGTSYILLTIMYISSMTLSQIHFPSQSALVQEIFSAHEYQKVNSTLEVQIQVTQMLAGALAGILLTNYDLNIVLFITAFTYLIAVIFSMQIQSTKKTGASREGGRKKEHNNWWVDLSTGFNYLMQHKLLFFFGVSSFMPFIMLMVSNYLAPVYIKIGLQENVSVFSTAEFTYAIGAFLSGMLMMYIASKITPVNFLIINTALFAIVMIGMIMTSNKWSFIAFYGYLGWTVATTRLLSQTIFMKTVPQELMGRVITSIDMIALVIRVIFIAIFTLSLDTIGARMGYVYLLILVLFSLLCFYQTRTIEQKN; from the coding sequence TTGATTAGTTTAATAAAAAATAGCAATTTAAGAAATATAGTGATGGCTAATTTATTTTCCAGTGTTGGAAGAGGGATGACACTTATAGGAATCGCTTGGTATGCGGTGTCCAAAAATGATATGGCTAGTCCACTAGGTATTATTATGTTAATTTCTACGTTTTTGATGTTAGTGCTAGGACCAAACGTGGGCATTATTATAGACAGATTTCCGAGAAAAAACATTTTAGTGCTTGAAAATATTATCGGCTCATTCGTATTTTTAGTGTTTGCTATTATGGATATACTTTCGGGCACTTCTTATATATTATTAACGATTATGTATATTTCATCGATGACATTATCGCAAATACATTTTCCTTCACAGTCCGCATTAGTGCAAGAAATTTTTAGCGCGCATGAATACCAAAAGGTGAATAGTACACTAGAAGTACAAATACAAGTAACGCAAATGCTGGCAGGGGCTTTGGCTGGTATTTTATTAACCAACTATGATTTGAATATTGTATTATTTATAACGGCTTTTACATATTTGATTGCGGTTATTTTCTCTATGCAAATTCAATCAACGAAGAAAACAGGGGCAAGTAGGGAAGGCGGCAGGAAAAAGGAGCATAACAATTGGTGGGTTGATTTATCGACAGGCTTTAACTATTTAATGCAACATAAGCTATTATTCTTTTTTGGTGTATCCTCTTTTATGCCCTTTATTATGTTAATGGTTAGTAATTATTTAGCGCCTGTCTATATAAAAATAGGCTTACAGGAAAATGTTAGTGTTTTTTCTACTGCTGAATTTACGTATGCCATTGGGGCCTTTCTATCTGGAATGCTTATGATGTATATTGCTAGCAAGATTACGCCTGTCAATTTTCTTATTATAAATACAGCACTCTTTGCTATCGTAATGATAGGAATGATTATGACATCCAATAAATGGAGCTTTATTGCTTTTTATGGCTATCTTGGCTGGACTGTTGCCACTACTCGACTTTTAAGTCAAACGATTTTTATGAAAACAGTCCCACAGGAGCTTATGGGCAGGGTGATTACCTCTATTGATATGATTGCGCTTGTTATTCGCGTAATCTTTATAGCCATCTTTACACTTTCTTTGGATACTATCGGAGCTAGAATGGGCTATGTGTATTTGTTGATATTGGTGTTATTTAGCCTGCTATGCTTTTATCAAACAAGAACAATTGAGCAGAAAAACTAA
- a CDS encoding sulfite exporter TauE/SafE family protein, which produces MEYLLFLVIGIIGNIIGTLVGGGGLITLPTMLLMGVPVHSAIGANKVSNMVSAFSSFYTIYRRKELVWAEMRAVLLVSLIGGTCGGLVASLMSSQALTLTAILLLGFALVISFMGGADFGNQERFVMNRKNGSILLGVGIYDGMFGPGSTTLALYTYAHEKIAYIKAVGLSRIGVFAMCAGAAITYIATGKIEWSLTLTLMLGSVIGAQIGIVLARKVKANQVKLLLRIVTVVLIVQLVYDFIHQL; this is translated from the coding sequence ATGGAATACTTATTATTTTTAGTCATTGGCATTATTGGCAATATTATTGGTACATTGGTGGGAGGCGGTGGCTTAATTACGCTACCAACAATGCTGCTGATGGGTGTGCCTGTTCATTCGGCAATTGGTGCAAACAAGGTGTCCAATATGGTCAGTGCTTTCTCAAGCTTTTATACGATTTATCGTAGAAAAGAACTGGTGTGGGCAGAAATGCGGGCGGTTTTACTAGTGTCTTTAATTGGCGGTACTTGTGGTGGGCTTGTTGCCTCATTGATGAGCAGTCAGGCATTAACGCTAACTGCTATTCTGTTATTAGGCTTTGCCCTTGTAATATCCTTTATGGGGGGAGCGGATTTTGGGAATCAAGAGCGCTTTGTGATGAATCGGAAAAATGGCTCAATTTTGCTTGGCGTAGGGATTTATGACGGGATGTTTGGCCCTGGCAGTACCACGCTGGCACTTTATACATATGCACATGAAAAGATTGCTTATATAAAAGCAGTAGGGCTATCACGTATTGGCGTCTTTGCAATGTGCGCAGGGGCAGCCATTACCTATATCGCGACGGGCAAAATTGAATGGTCGCTCACATTGACTTTAATGCTCGGCTCGGTGATTGGCGCACAAATTGGCATTGTCTTAGCACGAAAGGTCAAAGCCAATCAAGTGAAGCTCTTGCTACGCATTGTGACGGTTGTCCTCATTGTGCAGCTTGTCTATGACTTTATCCATCAATTATAA
- a CDS encoding class I SAM-dependent methyltransferase, translated as MGKEFLPVFDEWAITYDRTVQGGENEYSAFFENYEEILTAVAEKAQDGVLEFGVGTGNLTIKLLDRGLTVIGVDPSPAMRAQASKKLSQAVIVDGDFDRYEEPIIKINSIVSTYAFHHLTAESKKIALAKFKHTLSPDGNIVFADVLFENEAAYQQAINDAQEQQHLNVVRDLTEEYYETLASMTSIFEDSGFKATFTQKNQYVWLLEAVHA; from the coding sequence ATGGGGAAGGAATTTCTTCCAGTATTTGATGAATGGGCAATAACATATGATCGCACTGTTCAGGGTGGGGAGAATGAGTATTCTGCGTTTTTTGAAAATTATGAGGAAATACTGACAGCCGTTGCAGAAAAGGCACAAGATGGTGTTTTAGAATTTGGGGTTGGAACAGGAAATTTAACGATAAAATTGCTAGATAGAGGGTTAACCGTTATCGGAGTTGATCCATCGCCAGCTATGAGAGCACAAGCTAGCAAGAAGCTTTCTCAAGCAGTGATAGTAGATGGAGATTTTGATCGGTATGAAGAGCCCATTATAAAAATTAATAGCATTGTGAGTACATATGCCTTTCATCATTTAACAGCAGAAAGTAAAAAAATAGCACTTGCTAAATTTAAGCATACGCTCTCGCCTGATGGCAATATTGTCTTTGCGGATGTGTTATTTGAAAATGAGGCAGCCTATCAACAAGCAATAAACGATGCACAAGAGCAGCAGCATTTGAATGTTGTTAGGGATTTAACAGAGGAATATTATGAAACACTTGCCAGCATGACAAGTATTTTCGAGGACAGTGGATTTAAAGCTACGTTTACCCAAAAAAATCAATACGTTTGGCTACTAGAAGCTGTTCATGCTTGA
- a CDS encoding CPBP family intramembrane glutamic endopeptidase, producing MNIFIFFYIDDSLLAANQFAGLGVAAILPALLYAVVQTGLSEELFFRGFLLKRLAQSFGVQMGNIMQSLLFGCIHGALLWLALPALAVLLVILLTALAGYIMGWLNKRLSGGSILTSS from the coding sequence ATGAATATTTTTATCTTTTTCTATATTGACGATTCCTTATTAGCAGCCAATCAATTTGCTGGTCTTGGTGTCGCTGCAATTTTACCAGCTCTGCTTTATGCAGTAGTTCAAACAGGTTTATCAGAGGAGCTTTTTTTCCGTGGCTTTTTGTTAAAAAGATTAGCGCAGTCGTTTGGGGTTCAGATGGGCAATATCATGCAAAGCCTTCTTTTCGGCTGTATCCATGGTGCACTATTATGGTTAGCGCTGCCTGCCCTTGCTGTGCTTCTAGTGATACTGCTAACAGCACTAGCTGGCTATATAATGGGCTGGCTAAATAAGCGACTATCAGGCGGCTCTATTTTGACAAGCTCATAG
- a CDS encoding class I SAM-dependent methyltransferase, with protein MIQDTTQLVNKSQAYEKNTRISVPGYDTLFTMTEAYLRAQLGEQQASLLIIGAGGGNELTAWGQSNPNWSFTGVDPSEEMLQIASYKATQLGLESRVQLIQGTIEQLPAATSKFDAASCILVLHFIEQWQEKLALLQTIHRQLKPGKPFVLVSAYGQRDSEELQDRIKIWQSFFLNVGYRPEKVADMGKVILNISFITDQQIEQLLREAGFHHITRFFTSGLFAGWMCHT; from the coding sequence ATGATTCAGGATACAACACAGCTTGTCAATAAATCACAGGCATATGAGAAAAATACACGCATTTCCGTGCCAGGGTATGATACATTATTTACAATGACAGAGGCATATTTGCGCGCGCAATTAGGGGAGCAACAGGCTTCGCTGCTTATTATAGGCGCTGGCGGTGGCAATGAGCTTACCGCATGGGGGCAGTCTAATCCCAACTGGTCCTTTACTGGGGTTGATCCATCAGAGGAAATGCTGCAAATCGCTTCTTATAAGGCGACACAGCTTGGCTTAGAGAGCCGTGTGCAGCTTATTCAAGGTACTATTGAGCAGTTGCCAGCAGCAACGAGCAAGTTTGATGCGGCTAGCTGTATTTTAGTGCTGCACTTTATTGAACAGTGGCAGGAAAAATTAGCGTTGCTGCAAACTATTCATAGGCAATTAAAGCCCGGTAAGCCCTTTGTCCTTGTGAGTGCCTATGGACAGCGAGATAGTGAGGAGCTGCAAGATCGCATTAAAATATGGCAAAGCTTCTTTTTAAATGTTGGCTATCGTCCTGAGAAAGTGGCGGATATGGGCAAGGTCATTCTGAATATTTCCTTTATAACAGATCAGCAAATCGAACAATTATTGCGTGAAGCAGGCTTTCACCATATTACTCGCTTTTTCACTTCAGGTCTTTTCGCAGGCTGGATGTGCCATACCTAA
- a CDS encoding PD-(D/E)XK nuclease family protein translates to MFEVTPYPTFSWSLSRHKTLTGCARKYGYEYYFSHNGWLRYNVEPFHQHVYRLKKLQPMPILFGQIVHRFIEQAINDYLQTGTASTVEELVQYARGQLNAAFIDSTRYTEQWRQKPTKYYMMQEIYYYGKLQPAVIQDYKERLQLVFKHFLSSATFQEITAHKGSLRIGEPEQFRSMKMDGIQVFVVMDFHYYNEQTDKWVIIDWKTGGESDDDRQQLALYAYYVQQKYRVSLAQIEAYNEYLLTGKRKKYQFTDFDMANLLHTFQHSVLEMKKYQADIFANEPVDLEDFEQTNEKWQCQNCNFRELCKI, encoded by the coding sequence ATGTTTGAGGTAACACCATATCCAACCTTCTCATGGTCGCTATCACGCCATAAAACATTGACAGGCTGTGCGCGCAAATATGGCTATGAATACTATTTTTCACATAATGGCTGGCTTCGCTACAATGTTGAGCCCTTTCATCAGCATGTCTATCGTTTAAAAAAGCTCCAGCCAATGCCGATTTTATTTGGGCAAATTGTCCATCGCTTTATTGAGCAGGCAATAAACGACTACCTACAGACAGGCACAGCTTCTACGGTAGAGGAGCTAGTGCAATATGCGCGAGGACAGCTAAATGCAGCATTTATTGACTCAACACGTTATACGGAGCAATGGCGACAAAAGCCAACGAAATATTATATGATGCAGGAAATTTACTACTATGGCAAGCTCCAGCCTGCTGTTATTCAAGACTATAAAGAGCGTTTACAGCTTGTATTTAAGCATTTTTTAAGCAGTGCAACATTCCAAGAAATTACCGCGCATAAAGGCTCCTTACGCATTGGCGAGCCTGAGCAATTTCGCTCGATGAAAATGGACGGTATCCAAGTATTCGTTGTCATGGATTTTCATTATTATAATGAACAAACGGATAAATGGGTCATTATCGACTGGAAAACAGGTGGAGAATCGGACGATGACCGCCAGCAATTAGCGCTATATGCTTATTATGTGCAGCAAAAATATCGTGTATCATTGGCGCAAATCGAGGCGTATAATGAATATTTGCTAACGGGTAAACGTAAAAAATATCAATTTACAGATTTTGATATGGCTAATCTACTCCATACATTTCAGCATAGCGTGTTGGAAATGAAAAAATACCAAGCCGATATTTTTGCTAATGAGCCTGTAGACCTAGAGGATTTTGAGCAAACAAATGAGAAGTGGCAATGTCAAAACTGTAATTTTAGGGAATTATGTAAAATCTGA
- a CDS encoding ATP-grasp domain-containing protein — protein sequence MNNILVLGDILSIKKYLNFKEHQYFVITSEEELAEAPAELKEIIDFYSVYTPAGFDVACFENNIAEILAIVDRILAKEGTIDYVVTTYEHTVLPAAIIRSKYHINGLTEDKAYVLRNKMTMKHLLEEGGLATPKYSELSPENYQSIIQSYLSTCAKAVIKPMNQAGSQGVLIANNYEDLVVHTENLFHSEEKVMIEEFIDSPIINIDGIVQHGEMKFLSVAKKLGNCYSFVEHKENLATILPNDAALYEQAEAYVKAILAILEINSLVFHLEAFDSHDGFIFLEMAGRYPGGSITELIERVHHFDVVKESYDFDCQKALAKRALAAPAKVSAMLLVPLPEKRDITIRSIEGLNALPNNIIGSSIVGPGEKVTYHVLHPFAYLAKFYIEDESMEGVIATINIITKEVSYHYDFM from the coding sequence ATGAACAATATTTTAGTATTAGGAGATATTTTAAGCATTAAAAAATATCTGAATTTTAAAGAGCATCAATACTTTGTTATTACTTCAGAGGAGGAGCTGGCAGAGGCTCCAGCAGAACTAAAGGAAATCATTGATTTTTATAGTGTCTATACGCCAGCAGGCTTTGATGTTGCATGTTTTGAAAATAATATTGCGGAAATTCTGGCAATCGTGGATCGTATCCTTGCAAAAGAAGGCACCATTGACTATGTTGTGACGACTTACGAGCATACCGTGTTACCAGCCGCCATTATTAGAAGTAAATATCATATTAATGGTTTAACGGAAGATAAAGCTTATGTGCTACGCAATAAAATGACTATGAAGCATTTACTAGAGGAAGGGGGATTAGCTACGCCAAAATATAGCGAGCTATCTCCTGAAAATTATCAGAGCATTATTCAATCCTACTTAAGCACTTGCGCCAAGGCTGTTATTAAACCAATGAATCAAGCGGGCAGTCAAGGAGTGCTTATTGCGAATAATTATGAGGATTTAGTAGTACATACAGAAAATTTATTTCATTCTGAAGAGAAGGTGATGATTGAGGAGTTTATTGATTCTCCTATTATCAATATCGATGGCATTGTTCAGCACGGGGAGATGAAATTTTTATCTGTTGCTAAAAAGCTTGGAAATTGTTATAGCTTTGTTGAGCATAAGGAGAACCTAGCGACCATTTTACCAAATGATGCTGCTTTATATGAGCAAGCCGAGGCGTATGTCAAAGCAATTTTAGCGATTTTAGAGATAAATTCATTAGTGTTCCATTTGGAAGCTTTTGATTCACATGATGGGTTTATATTTTTAGAAATGGCAGGCAGGTATCCGGGGGGCAGTATTACAGAATTGATCGAGCGTGTTCACCATTTTGATGTTGTAAAAGAAAGTTATGACTTTGATTGTCAAAAAGCGCTTGCCAAAAGAGCCTTAGCTGCTCCAGCTAAAGTATCTGCAATGCTGCTAGTACCTTTACCTGAAAAAAGGGATATAACAATACGTAGTATAGAAGGGCTAAACGCATTGCCTAATAATATTATAGGTTCCAGTATAGTAGGACCGGGGGAGAAAGTAACCTATCACGTGCTACATCCCTTTGCATATCTTGCTAAATTTTATATTGAGGATGAAAGCATGGAGGGTGTAATCGCCACAATCAATATTATTACGAAGGAAGTCAGCTATCATTATGATTTCATGTAG
- a CDS encoding LLM class flavin-dependent oxidoreductase: MLRDVKFCWFAPTSGDFEYVCSATPSEEASISSIINIAKDAEAMGFDDILIPIDPRCMDSIITASFILQNTSKINTVIAYRPGITTPQVLGTMLKTLDNNTNRVKLNLVQGTVNDALAQGYPADSLAFLQNRMYSFAKSFTELLHANGFHNYEDEHYIYKNASINPIHQSFELPLFVSGGEFAMRLAGEFFDYYMTFGDSVDNIKAYIEAAKSYARVHHQRTIKVGMGVNIVARATTEEALNDCHKMILHASDESLQQTRAYYRQHLALGNRKFEDLASNDFMIDRNVWAGLAQVRTGPVATIYGSYEEVANKIADYIDIGVEYFSLTGYPYRKEVENVGKVIHLLKKELANV, translated from the coding sequence ATGTTGAGGGATGTAAAGTTTTGTTGGTTTGCTCCAACTTCAGGAGATTTTGAATATGTTTGTTCAGCAACACCATCTGAAGAAGCAAGTATTAGCAGTATTATTAACATTGCAAAGGATGCAGAAGCAATGGGTTTTGATGATATTTTAATTCCAATAGACCCACGCTGTATGGACTCCATTATAACTGCATCCTTTATTTTACAAAATACGAGTAAAATAAATACGGTTATCGCCTATCGCCCCGGTATTACAACGCCTCAAGTATTAGGAACAATGTTAAAAACATTGGATAATAATACGAATCGGGTAAAGCTAAATTTAGTGCAAGGTACTGTCAATGATGCATTGGCACAAGGGTATCCCGCAGATAGCTTGGCGTTTTTGCAAAATAGAATGTATAGCTTTGCAAAAAGCTTCACGGAGTTACTGCATGCGAATGGATTCCATAATTACGAAGATGAGCATTATATTTACAAAAATGCGTCTATCAATCCTATCCATCAGTCCTTTGAGCTCCCTTTATTCGTAAGTGGTGGGGAATTTGCCATGCGTTTAGCAGGCGAATTTTTTGATTACTATATGACCTTTGGCGATAGCGTAGACAATATAAAAGCGTATATTGAAGCGGCTAAAAGCTATGCTCGTGTGCACCATCAGCGCACGATTAAAGTGGGGATGGGTGTGAATATCGTTGCTAGGGCAACTACTGAGGAAGCTTTAAACGATTGCCACAAGATGATTTTACATGCATCCGATGAAAGCTTACAGCAAACGAGAGCCTACTATCGTCAGCATTTAGCATTAGGAAATCGAAAATTTGAGGATTTAGCAAGCAATGATTTTATGATTGACCGCAATGTTTGGGCAGGCCTAGCACAAGTAAGAACAGGCCCTGTAGCAACCATTTATGGGTCCTATGAAGAGGTAGCCAATAAAATAGCAGACTATATCGACATTGGCGTCGAATATTTTAGCTTAACAGGCTATCCTTATCGGAAAGAAGTAGAAAATGTTGGGAAGGTTATTCATTTACTAAAAAAAGAGCTTGCAAACGTTTAA
- a CDS encoding DUF1648 domain-containing protein — protein MQHQQKTPTPRFCHQLTIIVVIIFFAGITATLIQYHKLPATIPVLQSFTSDHAQLGPKIAIFYLPFVALMLFLLLHYLELKAAYPVLRRNKSPLSHKQRQNGIITFCLIKNSILLYFTYSLFNDLTIALGRDRILQQWHAYLFLVLLCGILSIGIVRGLLLDKKDV, from the coding sequence ATGCAGCACCAACAAAAAACACCTACACCACGCTTTTGTCACCAGCTCACAATCATCGTAGTTATTATTTTTTTCGCTGGTATTACAGCAACACTCATCCAATATCATAAGCTTCCTGCCACAATCCCTGTTTTACAAAGCTTTACAAGTGACCATGCCCAGCTTGGTCCTAAAATAGCTATTTTTTATTTACCCTTTGTTGCCCTTATGCTTTTTTTACTGTTGCACTATTTAGAGCTAAAAGCAGCTTATCCTGTGCTGCGTCGCAACAAGTCACCGCTTTCACATAAGCAGCGACAAAACGGCATTATCACATTTTGTCTAATAAAAAATAGTATTTTACTATACTTTACCTACTCTCTTTTCAATGACCTCACCATCGCCCTTGGTCGTGACCGTATTTTACAGCAGTGGCATGCCTATCTATTTTTAGTGCTACTATGCGGCATCTTGAGCATAGGTATTGTGCGCGGGCTTTTATTGGATAAAAAAGACGTATGA